Genomic DNA from Pelorhabdus rhamnosifermentans:
CTTGCTCGTCCATAGCTTTTAAATCAAGTGGCTGTTGTTTCTGCCATCATATAGCCTGAGCCAACCCCGCCAATGCGGGGTCATTCGGTGTACCGGCTTCTAACCGTGCAGGAAGCTGGGGCGGCATGTCCTCCCGATCACTTAGCGTGCCAGTCCCCCCCACCCCACCTGGTTCAAGCTCAATCGTATGGGCAACATAGAGTCCCCCGGTTCCTGCCGGGCCCAGCAAATACTTATGACCGGTAAAAGCGACCATATCGATGGACGAGCAAG
This window encodes:
- a CDS encoding aminotransferase class V-fold PLP-dependent enzyme, which translates into the protein CSSIDMVAFTGHKYLLGPAGTGGLYVAHTIELEPGGVGGTGTLSDREDMPPQLPARLEAGTPNDPALAGLAQAI